The region ATCTGACTTTCTTATCATCTAATGTATTTacttagaaagaaagaaatattcagaaatattcaggAATAACTGGATTACCTTAAGCCAATAACACCAATTGTATGCGATTGCACGAATTTTGAAAAGCCCACGCTATTTTGATACAAAACAATCTGGCCAAATATCGGCAACGAGAGTGAATTGTTTAATAAAAGAATTGGACTGCAACTATTTCAGTAATATTTAAAGAATGTTATCATACTCTTTTAAAGAAGTCTGCTAATGTTTTCATTTAGGATTAAATAATGTTTCTACGTGAAAGTGACCGATATGTTGGCATCAAGTTGGCATCATTTTTCACGCATTGATGAAGCCAATGATTGGGTAAACCGTGGGTAAACATTGTGCGTAAAGAGAAAAAGTCTGTCTTTTTGGGAAGAGTGAGAATTAATCGGGAAATTAATTATTACTCTGAGAGattaaaacatttttgtaattGTGTAAGTGCTCGTTGTTCAATCAGTAGCGAAATATCTTCAAATATGGTCATGTACTCGAGTAGTGCTGGTCTTTGATAATTAACGAAGTTAACCTTTTAAGGGAAGCGGCACGTGTATAATAGCTATTCTACCACCCAACTATCTCTTATGTTCAGATAAATGCAATATTAAAATAGGTTTTATATTTTCCACCATATCAAATTAAATTGCATTGTAGTCCTATATTTTCCTTAACCTAAAAACATGGATAGTatagaagaataataatattatatctgagtaaaaatatatgtatttctgCATGTTAAATTACAGAGGATGTAATATGAAGTTAATATAAatgattcttctttctttggtgttTCAGGTGAAGAGATCATTAATAATCCAGTATGAGACCAAGTAGTTGTTTATTAGTGAAACAAGGCAGAAGGCCTGCCCGGGAGCCATTTGAATTTCAAGAATTATTGCCGTTGAGGCTGAAAACATCAGTGTCAGGAAAAGGAGAAAAAACTCATTCTGTTGCTTGCTTGCAGGAAATGTCACTACTCTTCGTTTGTCTCAAGAAGAATGATTTTAATGAAGCTGTATGTGGAAAGGAAGCCCAAGTATTTAAGAAGTGTTACAAAGACTACTTGGATAATAAATTTAAGAAGGAGGAAAGAGAGAGGAAAGGTGAAATGATTATAGGAACTAAAAATTTAGGTCACAAGCAAATTAATCAGCTTCTGAAACGCTTTCCTCCTTCGTAGTTATGTCGATACTGTGTGATGATGTAGTGTTGAATTATTCCAGAGGTAAAATTTGTTGGAATCATGTGTTCAGTCCAGTATAGCATgccatttattttatattattgaaCAGAACGAGAACAGAAAACTCATCTATCTTAATCATTTGGTTGTCATTCTCTGACTGCGAATAGTCCCATTGTGCTATGTTAGTGTATACTAGTTATCTTTAAAGTGGTTAGGGTGTTAGGTAAAACTTCCGTAAATTGTATCATGGCTGAAAGTGCCTAGAggcccgagcgagttggccgttggAGTTAGGGACACGCacctgtgagtttacatccgggagatggtggtttcaaactccactgttggcagccctgcagatggtttcacattttcacaccaggcaaatgctggagctgtacctaccttacttaaggccacggctgcttccttcctattcctacgcctttcctatcccatcgttgccataagacctatttgtgtcggtgcgacgtaaaggaaattgtaaaaaaaaaagtgcctAGAGGTAAACTGTACAGAGACCAGTGGTAATAAAATAATACATGTAGGCCTACACTATTTTGAATGCTGTGGAGCTTCCGCAcccaatgttcatttgttaagaaagaaaaggcaaagaaaaatgaTGTGTAGCAATATCTTAAGTATCAGAAAGAAAGGATCCTTCCTTTTTGCTTGCCAAGAACCCACCACTCACcccaagaagtattcttacttaaaTGTGTGTGTTCTGTCCTTAGCCTGAAGGCCGGTTGGATTCTCAACGGctgcaccattagctgtcatagatgacctaggcataactgaagaggcatactatgaAACTGAGGAGggatgtagtttcctgttgctttcctcactgagccagaagttgctattacatatcagtctgccaaactcaccgaaatgcatgcaccaactgcccatatgagcaatattttcacaccataacaggactggctgcataaggaatgttattactagcatcgcttataccttaagtcactttcatattgtaaaagccaaggataagactgagacagatcaatgaaagtaaatgacactgtgcactgtaaacagtaggtctcgccagcaaaagcaACTTACATAGGGGCCTAAATAGAAAAATGTAAACCAAGACTGTGTAAATTGGTGAAATGCAACAATTTTTTGTGTTGCTATTGGCTGGGCAAATGTCCTGTTGTGACTGATAGAGCTTGCATTGTGTCTAACAATAGGGCTGCCACATTTGGTAAAAATAGGAAAAtcgggttatgtagaccaaaggtatccacaaaatgtcactgtaatatttgtcctaaatggaacatatttgcttttacaccaataaagtgaaaaatccacggtaaattaagaaataccgtcgttactagagaaatatgtatacgtacttacgggccttagacaggactccattatgttgtatctcactgctcgtgccgtcttttgtatCTTTCTTGaagtccagggcttgcaccgacgaatgggagtgctatgtgaattgtcattatctttgtccatatgactagtgcGTGCAGTTCAAACAGCAAATTAGCATGATCCCCTGGACCAATAAACATATTGCTGGTACTTCTTtattgaaaggaaaataacatgatccctggaccaataaatatatcatttaatgaatgagttaaggcacaaaacgaatgagcaacatgaagataacgacacctaattaattctaacaacttcagtgagcaaagacatcacacacgaaagtgttagacaaacaaaacacataacGAAAacactgcgacgtagcagaaaaaatagttgtaaggtagtaaagtatctatccatattattccctgcaagtaaaatatttcgtactattacttaatttactgcagattttatacactttatttgagtaaaatgaattattatattccatttgggacaaatattacagtgacatttcgtggatacctttcgtctacataaccgtaAAATTGCACATTTTAAAATTATCGTGGCATTTGCCGGATGTGAAGCGCTGAAGGCACTTTTTATAAAATTTGTGTTGTGTCACTTTTTTGTCATGACCAGTGGTTTTGTCCAGATAAATGATCTGAGTCCATACTAGAGGCCTTTATGTCGCTTGCAGTGTAAACCTGGAGCTTATGCACCCAGATGGTAGAATTTTGCTATGTACCAcgcaaacattataataataatatagaattttgcacaatgtgcatggaataattaattttcgcagaactttcttagagaggaaccgcgtcgattacaccacagtacgtgatatctgtcacatggccgTTCACATAgttcacacagatactgtatatTTGGGACGTGGAACTTCTTCATGCTACACACTCTTTGGTGAAACTCATGAACCGCTAAACGGGTCACTACATGTCGCAGCTCGTTGTTTGAGTTCATCCAGTCAGACCACACCATTGCTTCGGTCGCATATAAATCGTCCCATATTTCCTTCCGTTTCTCTTGCAGCTCGTGCAATAATTGTTGATAGGTCTCAGTAGATGGCATGTGCAACTGCATGCGAAGTTCTTCAATGTGCTGTTCCTGCTGAGCCAGGACATATACCAGGCGGGAAGGAGTGAATTTTGAAATATTCGTAGCCTTTTTCAAAGACCTTACTTTGACACTTTCTGATAGTTTCAGGTCTTTCTTCTTCAGGTGGTCTCATATGCATTCCAAAGAATACGTCAAGACTGGTGTCACTTTCAGCTTAAATAGGTCCATAGCCGTTTTGGGTCTGACATTCCAAACCCAAGGTGATATCTTTACCATACGCAAACATTATAAGGGAGtagaaatgatgcaaatcttatgtGGAATTCCTTCTTTAGGAGAGACGTGTCCATTACGATAGCCAGGGATCCACCAGCCTGCCCCAAGGAATACATTTagttttataacctaatgaaatgtAGCACATGCCATTCTCCATTACTTGGCTTCTAGCATTGCCATTGGctgacatgacgtcattcccaggaATCAAAACTCGCTGCTTCCGTTACCAATCTGCGCACAAAAATTTCATGGCCGCGGTATATACTGAACGCATTGCAAGAGAGAAAGGTCATTTAACCTTTTGCCGCACCTAATAATGAATATCAATTGTCTTGCCCTTAGTTCCTAAGTTGAAAGCCTTGTGCACCACTCTGTCACATCGTCTTCAAGAAATAAACCAGCGACAGTCATACCATGCTTAGATGCGTGAACTGCAAGTGGTGATTCCTGGTACTAATGTTGTGAAGCACAAGGTAAAATTTTGTATCTAAGAACCTGTGGTATAAATATAGAGTCCGCCCTGCGAGgattattacataatatgttagtttcattgctgctattcttacctagaaattattgtggaggagagatgtgttcattacgcctgccaGGGTCCAACCTATCCGCCGCTAggagtatatttacttttataacctaaagtagtgGTCCAGGCGCCATTTTCTGTTGCTTCTGCCAAAGATCACAGGCATTGGCCGATGTTACTAACCACTGCAAAAGAAAAAGGACTAAAGAGGCCCGCGAAGTTTGAGTGTCATGGCATCGGACGGTAACCTTAACTTTCTCAATTCTT is a window of Anabrus simplex isolate iqAnaSimp1 chromosome 13, ASM4041472v1, whole genome shotgun sequence DNA encoding:
- the LOC136885090 gene encoding small ribosomal subunit protein mS37 — its product is MRPSSCLLVKQGRRPAREPFEFQELLPLRLKTSVSGKGEKTHSVACLQEMSLLFVCLKKNDFNEAVCGKEAQVFKKCYKDYLDNKFKKEERERKGEMIIGTKNLGHKQINQLLKRFPPS